From one Lolium rigidum isolate FL_2022 chromosome 4, APGP_CSIRO_Lrig_0.1, whole genome shotgun sequence genomic stretch:
- the LOC124648012 gene encoding proline-rich receptor-like protein kinase PERK2, translated as MSAPPPGDIQSPPADTPPDTSPPPPPETSDPPPPASDAAPPPPLPSSPPPAPLPDTPPPSPPPSNPPPSPPPSSPPPSPPPPPSTPPPSPPAPTPLPSTPPPVAPVIPSDPPASSPPPASTPPAPPTSSPPSGPSPVNPTPPASSPPSPAPPTLSPPGPPTTTPPSPVNPSPPSTSPPTPRTPSSPPSTSPTPRTPSFPPSPDTPPAPTMPSFSPPSSTKPPSRVTPAPPGFTPSPPSGVPNSPRSFVIPPSSSPLPSPSHSHTSKAVIGISVASAVVVIGLVAGLIYCFVGKRRRQRRRGRRPPPDSSGNPYNQRLPVVSSRQQRQPPHTSSAPLSYITSAAVASDPPPPQHPAVKGGTVSYADLAAATGDFSEANLLGQGGFGHVYRGELGNREVAIKRLRPGSGQGDREFRAEVESIGRVHHRHLVSLLGYCVHDQQRLLVYEHVSNHTLEFHLHGDGPTLDWERRWKIALGSAKGLAYLHEDCHPKIIHRDIKAANILLEDNFEPKVSDFGLAKIQNVDDSHVSTRVMGTFGYMAPEYTNTGKITDRSDVFSFGVVLLEIITGMRPVLPGEHDNDETLVSWARPLLAKTFEEQISGELIDPMLESTYDAHEMQRLIACAAAAVRDTSRSRPRMSQIVRYLEGELPLDALNAGVEPGQSETHDDGEREQLRRMRRMAFFMPGADSDTGATGIVSEATSEYGLYASSSSSGDGDAQTTSRPRAGELGATSRRTRPGRAGLL; from the exons ATGTCCGCACCGCCGCCGGGGGATATTCAGTCGCCGCCGGCCGATACTCCCCCTGACacgagcccgccgccgcctcctgaaaCCAGCGACCCGCCGCCGCCTGCATCCGACGCTGCTCCTCCCCCGCCGCTACCGTCCAGTCCGCCGCCTGCACCATTGCCAGATACTcctccaccgtcgccgccgcccagtAATCCTCCACCATCCCCGCCACCCAGCagtccgccaccgtcaccgccgccaccgccaagcaCACCTCCACCttcgccgccggcgccgacgccACTGCCAAGCACACCTCCACCTGTCGCGCCTGTGATCCCGTCTGATCCGCCTGCATCATCTCCTCCTCCCGCATCGACGCCA CCGGCTCCACCAACATCGTCCCCACCATCAGGCCCATCACCAGTGAACCCAACGCCACCAGCGTCGTCTCCTCCTTCACCTGCACCACCGACGTTGTCGCCGCCAGGACCACCGACTACGACTCCGCCATCTCCCGTAAACCCCTCACCACCATCCACGTCCCCGCCCACTCCAAGAACACCATCCTCGCCTCCATCAACCTCCCCGACGCCAAGGACACCGTCGTTCCCACCTTCGCCAGACACTCCACCAGCTCCGACCATGCCATCGTTCTCTCCACCTTCTTCCACAAAACCGCCATCCCGTGTCACTCCCGCTCCTCCTGGCTTTACCCCGTCACCCCCAAGCGGCGTCCCGAACTCACCACGTTCGTTTGTCATACCCCCGTCGTCGTCGCCATTGCCCTCGCCGTCTCACTCACACACATCCAAGGCAGTGATCGGCATCTCCGTTGCCTCGGCAGTGGTGGTGATCGGCCTCGTGGCCGGGCTGATCTACTGCTTCGTGGGGAAGCGACGTCGTCAGCGTCGCCGCGGCCGCCGTCCGCCACCGGACTCATCAG GCAATCCCTACAACCAGCGACTACCGGTGGTGTCGTCGCGCCAGCAACGGCAACCGCCACACACATCGTCGGCGCCCCTATCGTACATAAC cagcgccgccgtcgcctccgacCCACCGCCACCCCAGCATCCCGCCGTCAAGGGCGGCACGGTGTCGTACGCGGACCTCGCGGCGGCGACGGGCGATTTCTCGGAAGCGAACCTGCTGGGCCAGGGCGGGTTCGGGCACGTGTACCGCGGCGAGCTGGGCAACCGAGAGGTGGCCATCAAGCGGCTCCGGCCGGGCAGCGGGCAGGGCGACCGCGAGTTCCGCGCCGAGGTGGAGAGCATCGGCCGcgtccaccaccgccacctcgtcTCCCTCCTCGGCTACTGCGTCCACGACCAGCAGCGCCTCCTCGTCTACGAGCACGTCTCCAACCACACCCTCGAGTTCCACCTCCACG GGGACGGGCCGACGCTGGACTGGGAGCGGAGGTGGAAGATCGCGCTCGGGTCGGCCAAGGGGCTGGCCTACCTGCACGAGGACT GCCATCCTAAGATCATCCACCGCGACATCAAGGCGGCCAACATCCTACTGGAGGACAACTTTGAGCCCAAG GTTTCGGACTTTGGGCTGGCCAAGATCCAAAACGTAGACGACAGCCATGTTTCCACGCGCGTAATGGGGACTTTCGG GTACATGGCTCCGGAGTACACGAACACCGGGAAGATTACAGACCGGTCCGACGTCTTCTCCTTCGGCGTGGTGCTTCTGGAGATCATCACCGGGATGAGGCCTGTCCTCCCCGGCGAGCACGACAATGACGAGACTCTGGTTTCCTGG GCACGGCCTCTGCTCGCAAAAACTTTTGAGGAGCAAATCTCCGGCGAGCTGATCGATCCAATGCTTGAATCCACCTACGACGCCCACGAGATGCAGCGGCTGAtcgcgtgcgccgccgccgcggtgcgCGACACGTCCCGCTCCCGCCCTCGAATGAGCCAG ATCGTCCGTTACCTGGAGGGCGAGCTGCCGCTGGATGCCCTGAACGCCGGCGTCGAGCCGGGGCAGAGCGAGACGCACGACGACGGCGAGAGGGAGCAGCTGAGGCGGATGAGGAGGATGGCGTTCTTCATGCCCGGCGCCGACAGCGACACGGGCGCCACCGGCATCGTCAGCGAGGCCACGAGCGAGTACGGCCTGTACGCGTCCAGCTCcagcagcggcgacggcgacgcgcagacgacgagccggccgcgcGCAGGCGAGCTCGGCGCGACGAGCAGACGCACGCGGCCGGGGCGCGCCGGCTTGCTGTGA
- the LOC124706825 gene encoding ras-related protein Rab7, translating into MASRRRTLLKVIILGDSGVGKTSLMNQYVNKKFSNQYKATIGADFLTKEVQFEDRLFTLQIWDTAGQERFQSLGVAFYRGADCCVLVYDVNSMKSFDNLNNWREEFLIQASPSDPDNFPFVLLGNKVDIDGGNSRVVSEKKAKAWCASKGNIPYFETSAKDGLNVEEAFQCIVKNALKNEPEEELYMPDTVDVVGGNRAQGSSGCC; encoded by the exons ATGGCCTCGCGCCGGCGCACCCTCCTCAAGGTCATCATCCTCGGCGACAGCGG GGTTGGGAAGACCTCCTTGATGAACCA ATATGTCAACAAGAAGTTCAGCAACCAGTACAAGGCTACGATCGGCGCCGATTTCCTCACCAAGGAGGTGCAGTTCGAGGACAGGCTCTTCACTCTACAA ATATGGGATACAGCTGGCCAGGAAAGGTTTCAAAGTCTAGGTGTTGCATTCTACCGTGGAGCAGATTGCTGCGTTCTAGTTTATGATGTTAATTCCATGAAATCGTTTGATAATCTGAACAACTGGCGCGAAGAATTTCTAATTCAG GCTAGCCCATCAGACCCTGATAACTTCCCTTTTGTTCTTCTGGGTAACAAAGTAGATATAGATGGTGGAAACAGCCGTGTG GTCTCTGAGAAGAAGGCGAAAGCATGGTGTGCCTCGAAAGGGAACATCCCATACTTCGAGACTTCTGCCAAGGACGGATTAAATGTGGAAGAGGCTTTCCAGTGTATAGTAAAGAATGCTCTGAAGAATGAACCAGAGGAAGAGTT GTATATGCCGGACACCGTGGATGTGGTGGGTGGCAACCGGGCTCAGGGATCATCAGGATGCTGTTAG
- the LOC124648014 gene encoding uncharacterized protein LOC124648014, which translates to MHMAPVAHGALSARGALSSRRQRFLPFPDATAAVTVRFSTRRVGGRSRVVLCLAPGGGGGEREDPAGSPWDGRLVDEGMDTLRRRIRQVRAESDPDDYEDENEDDDCIDVDGLLPGEWTELERRHHASYVAGVREAGGVLLALLVRSRPGLGAGVLALVILGVPAAVLLVFAELITRTLDSISAAVLNGRM; encoded by the coding sequence ATGCATATGGCGCCGGTGGCCCACGGCGCTCTGAGCGCGCGCGGCGCGCTCTCCAGCCGCCGCCAAAGGTTCTTGCCATTTCCCGACGCCACCGCCGCGGTGACGGTGCGGTTCAGTACCCGTCGCGTCGGCGGGAGGAGCAGAGTGGTCCTCTGCCTCgcgccgggtggcggcggcggcgagcgggagGACCCCGCGGGCTCGCCGTGGGACGGCCGGCTGGTCGACGAGGGCATGGACACGCTGCGCCGGCGCATTCGCCAGGTCAGGGCGGAGTCCGaccccgacgactacgaggaCGAGAATGAAGATGATGACTGCATCGACGTTGACGGGCTTCTCCCGGGCGAGTGGACGGAGCTGGAGCGGCGGCACCACGCGAGCTACGTCGCGGGCGTGCGCGAGGCGGGCGGCGTCCTGCTTGCGCTTCTGGTGCGCTCCAGGCCGGGGCTCGGCGCGGGGGTCCTGGCGCTGGTGATCCTCGGCGTGCCGGCCGCGGTGCTCCTAGTGTTCGCCGAGCTCATCACCCGGACCCTGGACTCCATCTCGGCCGCCGTGCTCAACGGCAGAATGTAG